A single genomic interval of Fretibacterium sp. OH1220_COT-178 harbors:
- a CDS encoding ankyrin repeat domain-containing protein, translating to MGEFSRRLIGFAAFSFLMAACAVRMSQAAQGDFFELCAQGDLAKVQAAVRSGANPNGKQPNGDTALIRSLENPDDRVVAFLLESGARVDGLGSSGHSALFLACSTSRHSFSVPSAAKVRALIEAGADANFRDKEGHTPLIAALFYVRDGAGKAVDPEVVRLLIEAGADVNVFDPLGDTPLYYAVIGESAYKEFGMMEVSRASAEVKELLLKAGAKGLEEMQGKPLSKQEQALIRACYAGDLGKVRRLLRAGVDPNARDPIRRTTPILAVLGRSAGDDDDSNEPTKETVRRDIGLVRELVAAGADPNRGGRSGFTPLLMALREGYMPYEGIQALLQVGADPNAKNAVGDTPLSLIRARQRYLQAALREGKENDREWQRETKRRLEDSQRVEKLLLKAGARS from the coding sequence ATGGGAGAGTTTTCTCGTCGTTTGATCGGTTTTGCCGCGTTTTCTTTTCTGATGGCGGCGTGTGCGGTCAGAATGTCCCAGGCGGCGCAGGGGGATTTTTTTGAGCTTTGCGCTCAGGGAGATCTGGCGAAGGTCCAGGCTGCGGTTCGTTCGGGCGCGAACCCCAATGGGAAGCAGCCGAACGGGGATACTGCGCTGATACGCTCCCTGGAGAACCCGGATGATCGGGTTGTGGCGTTTCTTCTCGAGTCCGGCGCCAGGGTGGACGGGTTGGGTTCGTCCGGGCATTCGGCTCTGTTCCTCGCGTGCAGTACCTCGCGGCATAGCTTCTCCGTCCCCTCCGCCGCCAAGGTCCGAGCGCTCATCGAGGCGGGGGCCGATGCTAATTTCAGGGATAAGGAAGGGCACACGCCCCTGATAGCGGCGCTCTTCTACGTCCGGGATGGTGCCGGAAAGGCGGTCGATCCGGAGGTCGTCCGTCTGCTCATCGAGGCGGGGGCCGACGTCAACGTTTTCGATCCCCTGGGCGATACGCCGCTGTACTATGCCGTCATCGGCGAGAGTGCCTATAAAGAATTTGGCATGATGGAGGTCTCCCGCGCAAGTGCCGAGGTCAAGGAACTGCTGCTGAAGGCTGGGGCTAAGGGCCTCGAGGAGATGCAGGGAAAACCTCTTTCCAAGCAGGAGCAGGCATTGATCAGAGCCTGTTATGCCGGTGATCTCGGCAAGGTTCGGCGCCTGCTCCGTGCCGGGGTCGACCCGAACGCCAGGGATCCCATCCGGAGGACGACCCCGATTCTGGCCGTTCTCGGACGGTCTGCCGGGGACGATGACGACAGCAACGAGCCGACGAAGGAGACGGTCCGGAGAGACATCGGCCTCGTCAGGGAACTTGTGGCTGCGGGGGCCGACCCCAATAGAGGAGGCAGGAGCGGATTCACGCCTCTCCTCATGGCGCTGAGGGAGGGGTACATGCCTTACGAGGGCATCCAAGCTTTGCTGCAGGTCGGTGCCGACCCCAACGCCAAAAACGCGGTTGGCGATACCCCGCTTTCCCTGATCCGCGCCCGTCAACGGTATTTGCAGGCCGCCCTCCGTGAAGGCAAGGAGAATGACCGCGAGTGGCAGAGGGAGACGAAGCGTCGTTTGGAGGACAGCCAAAGGGTCGAAAAACTCTTGCTGAAGGCCGGGGCCAGAAGCTAG
- a CDS encoding LemA family protein, with protein sequence MLLLVIVVGVIIFFVLGYNSLSRMAQEVKQCNANIMASVQKRADLANRLMDIARSYGEHEKLTHITVSGSLNENVAATNEALISINACAERFPDLKANTTYRQLMNELRDLEGDIQTRRERYNAACKNYNALRSQIPHVLYASNLGFREAPYFSAENLGVIHDFQTADGELLKSMFKKGMTSVGEFAAQHKEPLKNAFSQAASATASTVRRGLDAVGDLKERYAKGFSTQKDEETGMTHPPMEDEGD encoded by the coding sequence ATGCTGTTGCTGGTGATTGTTGTTGGAGTGATCATATTCTTTGTCTTGGGGTACAATTCGTTGTCCCGTATGGCACAGGAGGTCAAACAGTGCAACGCCAACATTATGGCGTCCGTACAGAAACGGGCGGATCTGGCGAACCGTCTGATGGATATCGCCCGATCCTATGGAGAGCACGAGAAGCTTACGCACATCACCGTCTCAGGAAGTTTGAACGAGAACGTTGCGGCAACCAATGAAGCTCTTATCTCCATCAATGCCTGTGCAGAACGCTTTCCTGATCTGAAAGCGAACACCACTTACCGGCAGCTGATGAACGAACTGCGCGACCTCGAGGGCGATATCCAGACGAGACGCGAGCGGTACAACGCAGCCTGCAAAAACTACAATGCACTCCGCTCACAGATTCCGCACGTCCTATATGCCTCCAACCTCGGCTTCAGGGAGGCCCCTTATTTCAGTGCCGAGAATCTTGGCGTCATCCACGATTTTCAGACCGCCGACGGTGAACTGTTGAAGTCCATGTTTAAAAAGGGAATGACAAGCGTCGGAGAATTTGCAGCTCAGCACAAGGAGCCGTTGAAAAACGCCTTTTCCCAAGCCGCGTCGGCAACGGCCTCAACCGTTCGCAGGGGATTGGATGCCGTCGGTGACCTGAAGGAACGCTATGCGAAGGGCTTTTCGACGCAAAAGGATGAGGAAACCGGAATGACCCATCCCCCGATGGAAGATGAGGGGGACTGA
- a CDS encoding S8 family peptidase — protein MKRLLGLGFLLSVLFVSAAFGDVIVRMKAPKVVPGTVSTAGAESARTMAATMTAAGAGGMVVKVYENLVLDGEVLALMRPVGDEKAFAEALAKDANVGGVAFDRPIYGTGAEIAAKRANNFNTEMIDAPLADVDVSGQVVYVLDTGIDSQGPLGHLIDYSLSRAYLDEPGDAGMPEWQDYNGHGTFVSSVAVADGKLDVTGVTPGARVAAMKVMGVNKKGSTNFIVDALNDIAGHQFEGVRAINMSLGYFFPNTPEEIAAGRMAGGGYDPVYFALEAMDKQDRFVFVTSAGNENLPVGKPVERGGDGWDAGEYVYPGSYIGLKGLITVGSVNKDGSASDFSNYSGEFVHFQAPGKGIVGYGSGTSRGGFDELVLFGKGTSMSSPHIAGMVAALSAKDPGLGAAAIIEKMTRSTKAAPAMKSNGEPLSKYGTPSLAKAAGIDPAGPGNPDAPDTPDPGVPGTPDVEPPADPFPLPGPNPNLPWNPEPTPPSVPIEGEGGSGCDAGLGWGCAALGAALTMRRRWGKF, from the coding sequence ATGAAACGTTTGTTGGGCTTGGGTTTCCTCTTGTCGGTGCTGTTCGTATCCGCGGCGTTCGGGGACGTCATCGTCCGTATGAAGGCTCCGAAGGTCGTGCCCGGAACGGTGAGCACGGCCGGCGCGGAGTCGGCCCGCACGATGGCCGCGACCATGACGGCGGCGGGCGCCGGGGGCATGGTCGTCAAGGTGTACGAGAATTTGGTTCTGGACGGCGAGGTCCTCGCCCTGATGCGGCCCGTGGGCGACGAGAAGGCGTTTGCCGAGGCGTTGGCCAAGGACGCGAATGTCGGCGGCGTGGCCTTCGACCGGCCCATCTACGGGACGGGGGCGGAGATTGCCGCCAAGAGGGCCAACAACTTCAATACGGAAATGATCGATGCTCCTCTTGCCGATGTCGACGTGAGCGGACAGGTCGTTTACGTGCTCGACACGGGGATCGATTCCCAGGGGCCTCTCGGGCATCTGATCGACTACTCCCTCAGCCGCGCTTATCTCGATGAGCCCGGGGATGCTGGAATGCCCGAGTGGCAGGACTACAACGGACACGGAACGTTCGTTTCCAGTGTGGCCGTCGCCGACGGAAAATTGGATGTCACCGGAGTGACGCCGGGGGCGAGGGTAGCGGCCATGAAGGTTATGGGCGTCAACAAGAAGGGAAGTACCAATTTTATTGTGGATGCTCTGAACGACATCGCGGGACACCAGTTCGAGGGCGTTCGTGCCATCAATATGTCCTTGGGATATTTTTTCCCCAACACGCCCGAGGAGATCGCTGCGGGGCGAATGGCGGGCGGAGGCTACGATCCCGTATATTTTGCCCTTGAGGCCATGGATAAGCAGGACAGGTTCGTCTTCGTCACGTCGGCTGGGAACGAGAATTTGCCCGTCGGCAAACCGGTCGAGAGGGGTGGCGACGGTTGGGATGCGGGCGAGTACGTCTACCCCGGAAGCTACATCGGCTTGAAGGGGCTCATTACCGTAGGGAGCGTCAATAAGGACGGCTCCGCCTCCGATTTCTCGAACTACAGCGGAGAGTTCGTCCATTTCCAGGCGCCGGGGAAGGGGATTGTCGGGTACGGCTCCGGTACGTCCCGCGGCGGTTTCGATGAGCTGGTTCTTTTCGGCAAAGGAACGTCCATGTCCTCTCCTCACATCGCCGGAATGGTCGCGGCTTTGTCCGCAAAGGATCCCGGGCTCGGAGCCGCGGCGATCATCGAAAAGATGACTCGTTCCACCAAGGCCGCTCCAGCCATGAAGAGCAACGGAGAGCCTCTGTCCAAGTACGGCACTCCCTCTTTGGCGAAAGCTGCGGGCATCGATCCCGCGGGGCCCGGGAACCCCGATGCTCCGGATACTCCGGATCCCGGCGTTCCGGGTACGCCCGACGTCGAACCTCCGGCCGATCCCTTCCCCCTTCCGGGCCCGAACCCCAATCTCCCATGGAATCCGGAGCCGACGCCTCCCTCCGTCCCGATCGAAGGGGAGGGCGGCAGCGGATGCGATGCGGGGCTGGGGTGGGGTTGCGCGGCCCTGGGGGCGGCCTTGACGATGAGGCGGAGGTGGGGTAAGTTTTAG